GGCATCGAGATCGACCGCCATCTGGATGATGTCGGACAACTGATGCAGGTTCTGCCGGTGCATCACCGCATTGACCGTCAGCGGCAAATCGAGTTCGCGCGTCCACTTCGCAACTTCGAGCTTCTTCTCATGGGCGTGTTTGAGGCCGGCCACCCGATCGGCGACCACAGGCTCGTTGCCCTGGAAACTGATCTGCACGTGGCACAGCCCGGCGTCCGCCAGCGCGGAAAGCCTTTCGCGCGTCAGCAGCACGGCCGAAGTGATGAGATTGGAGTACAGCCCGACATCGCTGGCGTGCTGCACCAGTTCGGCCAGGTCCTTGCGCGCGGTGGGTTCGCCGCCCGAAAAATGAACCTGCAGTACGCCGATTTGGGCGAGTTCGGTGAGAACCTTCTTCCATTCCTCGGTGGTCAGCTCGCTGCCGCCGCGGTCGAGTTCGACCGGGTTGGAGCAATAGGGGCACTGCAGCGGACAACGATGCGTCAGCTCGGCGAGCACTGCGAGCGGAATTCCAAAGGCCTCCGCCGTCGAGCCGCGCGCCTCCAGCACCGCGAGCCCGTCGGAGGGGTCGCTCGCGACCACATGGGCATCGGTCAGCGTCGGACTCATGACGTCTTCTCGCGCGCTTCGGTGAGGAACCCCTTGTCGGCGAGGTCTTGCAGCATGGCGATGACGTCGGCCGAGATCGCGGCGCGCTCGGCGGAGTATTTGGCCGCGAGTTGGTCGACCATGCCGGCAACGCTGCAAACGCCGTCGCAGAGCTGCAGCACTTCCACCGCGATCTCGTCCGGCGCCAGCACGCGCTCCGGTGCCAGGATGACCCAGACCTGCCGCGTCTCATCGAATTTCAGCCTGGCATGCCGTGGCAATACCGGCCGGCTCGCCTCGCTGACACGGATGTTGCGGCTGCGGCCTGCCATCGCTGATTGCCTCTATTTGTCATTCGGAACAAACGCGCCCGGCGGTATGTGACCGTCGACATAGGCATGATACAGCGCGTCGAGCTGAACCCATAGCACATTGGTCTTGAAGATCAGCGCATTGCAGACCAACTCGCGTTCCGCCGGCGTGGCCGCATGCTGCTTGACGTAGGCGAGCGCGAAATTGGCATCGCGCGGCGCCTGTGTCAGGCGCCGGCTGAAATAACTCATGATATCAGGATTGACGAAATCGTAATGCGCCAGCATGCCTGCGATGCGTTCTTCATGCAGGTTCGGCGCGAACAGTTCCGTCAGCGAGGAGGCGATGGCCTCCAGCGGGCTCTTGTCGCGGACGAAATGCACATAGGCCTCTACCGCAAAGCGCGTCGCGGGAAGAATGCCTTCGGTGGATTCGACATAGGCGTTGTCGAGTCCCAGTCCCTCGGTCAGCTTCAGCCAGCGTTCGATGCCGCCTTCGGTGCCGACGTCACCGTCATGGTCCTCGATCCGGTGCCTCCATTCCAGCCGGATGCCGCGGTCGCGAAAGCGCGAGATCACCACCGCGTCCTTGATGGGAATGGTGCTCTGGTAATAATAGCGGTTCAGCGCCCAGGCCTGCACCTGGCCCTTGGTCAGTTTGCCGCCGTGCAGCAGCCGGTGGAACGGATGCAGGTTGTGATAGCGGGTGGCTCCGATCCGGCGGAGCGTGGCTTCGAGTTCCTCGGCGCTGTTCAGCGGCGCGCTGCCGGCGAGCGAAAAGGCCGTCATCCCATTCAGGTTCATTGCGTTCACAGCGTAATCTCCGTTCCATCGGCGGGGATCTGCCAGCCCGCGCGCTCGGCTTGCCGGCGCTCGGCGGAATCGTGCAGCAGCGCCGGGTTGGAGTTGTTGATATGCAGAAACACTTTCCTGCCGATATCGAGGCCGGACAAGGCTTCGATCGCGCCGCTATCGCCTGACATTGCAATATGTCCCATGGCTTGTCCGGTCTTGCTGCCCAGCCCCGCCGCGATCAACTCGTCGTCGCGCCACACCGTGCCATCGAAGAAGATCAGCGGCGCCCCGGCGAGCCGGGATTTGAGGTCATCGGTGACATCGGCGCAGGCGGCGAGAAAATAGAAGTATTTGCCCGAAACCTTGTCGGCGATGCGAAGCCCGAGCGTGTCGCCCGTACCGTCGTCTCCGCCGGGGTGAACCTTGCCTTCCAGATACCATGCGCCCTTGCCGGCCACGGCGAATGGCAAGATCTCGATGCCGGACGGCGCGCCGCCGGGCAAGACCGGTTCGAAGGCCTGGTCCGGTTCGATCGGCTGGCGCCGCACGTTGTTCTCGGCCAGCACGTTGAAGATGCTGTTGGACTTCAGGATCGCAAGCACCTTCTGGTGGGCATAGATTGTAAACGGCGAGCCTTCCCGCATCGACAGCAGGCCGGCGACCGCATCGATTTCGCCGTTGGTCAGGATCACGCCCGATATCGGGCTGTGACGAAGCTGTCCGGCCTTGGGATGCAGCTGCGGGGTCGCGATCAGTTGCTGGCGCAGGTCGGGCGATGCATTGACCAGAAACCAGTGCTCGCCGTCGGCGCTGATCGCAATCGAGGCCTGGGTGCTTTGAAGTTCGGGATTTTCGGTTCGGGCTCTTCGGCAAACCCGACATCCGCAATTCCACTGCGGAACGCCACCACCCGCCGCGGCGCCCAGGACGACGACGCGAAGCATGTTTCGTCTCCTGGCAATTCCAACGCTTCTACAAAGCTACGAAGGTGGACGCCGCGGCGTTCACGATCCCGCATCGGGAACGTATCACGCCCGGAGGTCCACCTTACGTCAAACGAAACCGTCGCAGCCGCTTACTTCCGGACGGCGCACGCATACATGTTGATTTCCATGCCGACCGGCACTTCGACGATCTTCGGGGCTTTCCAGGCCATTTGGTTCTCCTTGTCAGATCGGACGATTTCCGCCCTCATCGACAAGCCTACTGCGGAAAGAAAAGTTCGCCAGCGAAATCTTTTGCCGCACAACCGCGGCGCTAACTTTGTTGCAATGCAAAAGGAAATCACTGGATTGTGCAGGTCAGTGTCAAAACAATGTGGGATCAACGGGTTCAAAGTCGCTCGCATCGGCTTTAGATGGGGGCTCGGCCTGCGGTCGCAGGCGGCCTTCGGATAAAGAACTTGTGAAATATCCCGGGTTTCGGCTGGAGCCCTCAACGGAAAGTGGTTTTGGCCCTATGCCCCGGTATTTTTTCAACACCCGTATCGGCGATGAACTGATCGAAGATCCCGAAGGTGAGGAACTGCGCGATCCCGATCGCGCCTGGGAAATGGCGCGCACCATGATCCGGGAGTTGCTCAAGCTCGAAGGCGCGGAGGGCGGCCTGCTCAATGCGATCCTCGAAGTGACCGACGACCAGGGCGAGATCGTGCTGGAGTTTCCGTTCACCGAGGCGATCCTCGACGGGCCGGAAAGCGCTCCCACCAGACACTGACATTGCCCGGCGTCATTCCCGTTTGCGCTGACACCCTCCTTGGAATGATGACCGTCGGCGGGTCGACAACCATTGCCGCGCAGCGCTACAAGCGATCGAGCAAATGGAGTTGGCAATGGAAGATCTCTGGCGTCTGTCGGCCGCCGATGTCGCTGCCCTGGTA
The sequence above is drawn from the Bradyrhizobium sediminis genome and encodes:
- a CDS encoding DUF6894 family protein gives rise to the protein MPRYFFNTRIGDELIEDPEGEELRDPDRAWEMARTMIRELLKLEGAEGGLLNAILEVTDDQGEIVLEFPFTEAILDGPESAPTRH
- the pqqB gene encoding pyrroloquinoline quinone biosynthesis protein PqqB; translation: MLRVVVLGAAAGGGVPQWNCGCRVCRRARTENPELQSTQASIAISADGEHWFLVNASPDLRQQLIATPQLHPKAGQLRHSPISGVILTNGEIDAVAGLLSMREGSPFTIYAHQKVLAILKSNSIFNVLAENNVRRQPIEPDQAFEPVLPGGAPSGIEILPFAVAGKGAWYLEGKVHPGGDDGTGDTLGLRIADKVSGKYFYFLAACADVTDDLKSRLAGAPLIFFDGTVWRDDELIAAGLGSKTGQAMGHIAMSGDSGAIEALSGLDIGRKVFLHINNSNPALLHDSAERRQAERAGWQIPADGTEITL
- the pqqD gene encoding pyrroloquinoline quinone biosynthesis peptide chaperone PqqD, which codes for MAGRSRNIRVSEASRPVLPRHARLKFDETRQVWVILAPERVLAPDEIAVEVLQLCDGVCSVAGMVDQLAAKYSAERAAISADVIAMLQDLADKGFLTEAREKTS
- the pqqE gene encoding pyrroloquinoline quinone biosynthesis protein PqqE; amino-acid sequence: MSPTLTDAHVVASDPSDGLAVLEARGSTAEAFGIPLAVLAELTHRCPLQCPYCSNPVELDRGGSELTTEEWKKVLTELAQIGVLQVHFSGGEPTARKDLAELVQHASDVGLYSNLITSAVLLTRERLSALADAGLCHVQISFQGNEPVVADRVAGLKHAHEKKLEVAKWTRELDLPLTVNAVMHRQNLHQLSDIIQMAVDLDADRLEVANVQYYGWALKNRAALMPTLAQIEETSRIVEEAQTRLMGILAIDYVVPDYYALRPKKCMGGWGRQFFNISPSGKILPCHAAESITGLEFLSVRSNHSIAWIWRNSEAFNRYRGTGWMKEPCKSCEFREIDFGGCRCQAFALSGDAGNTDPACTLSPMHEQIFKQAEIEAAAGNDRFIYRNFGGGMPETGGGHGA
- the pqqC gene encoding pyrroloquinoline-quinone synthase PqqC gives rise to the protein MNGMTAFSLAGSAPLNSAEELEATLRRIGATRYHNLHPFHRLLHGGKLTKGQVQAWALNRYYYQSTIPIKDAVVISRFRDRGIRLEWRHRIEDHDGDVGTEGGIERWLKLTEGLGLDNAYVESTEGILPATRFAVEAYVHFVRDKSPLEAIASSLTELFAPNLHEERIAGMLAHYDFVNPDIMSYFSRRLTQAPRDANFALAYVKQHAATPAERELVCNALIFKTNVLWVQLDALYHAYVDGHIPPGAFVPNDK
- the pqqA gene encoding pyrroloquinoline quinone precursor peptide PqqA; amino-acid sequence: MAWKAPKIVEVPVGMEINMYACAVRK